A genomic stretch from Coregonus clupeaformis isolate EN_2021a chromosome 23, ASM2061545v1, whole genome shotgun sequence includes:
- the LOC121536179 gene encoding uncharacterized protein PB18E9.04c translates to MYIFTAIALLINLLVLLSIEELMVGLCVVVVLSETSPLHLTSIWVFTLCAVWTTAAGDQTPVFITPNTPTASETNTHTTILPSKDSRPTDTRSPDGQTSSSRPTDTRSPDGRTSSSRPTDTRSPDGRTSSSRPTDTSSPDGRTSSSRPTDTRSPDGRTSSSRPTDTRSPDGRTSSSRPTDTRSPDGRTSSSRPTDTRSPDGRTSSSRPTDTRSPDGRTSSSRPTDTRSPDGRTSSSRPTERYERLGSSTQRVPETGTVTTVEGTITTTAAMTTIVTSASVASHTPPHTPPHTPHTVTSPVATNPIATTPVPTPALKKPPCCPRPTRRPTLPPHLFIGDEDDYDDESEEEEEEEEEEEEEEGGKLMKDNLCDFDPCLHLQRTCPEVREAKGLSCRCPGLSPASVTPDPVVALEVWGVWPEAVRVRWCAPYSAVSKFSVWALRENGSVFSNGSVSAWSRQASVFGLEAGRRYGVCVSAQNGAGTSHTRCVPVSTPVGAEAVKFYVLMGLCAALVMVVVVLSVCLHRIRRRGPSMNTHSLFDPQAHALHHPRLTSLVSISNPAYTHTDEHTAPPSARTRYPQGDRLKLSTNVTR, encoded by the exons ATGTATATCTTTACTGCCATAGCTCTGCTGATAAACCTCTTAGTGCTGCTTTCCATTGAAGAGCTGATGGTTGgactgtgtgttgttgttgttctcagTGAGACTTCACCCCTTCACCTGACATCCATCTGGGTCTTCACTCTGTGTGCCGTTTGGACAACAGCTGCAGGTGACCAGACTCCCGTCTTCATCACTCCAAACACACCGACAGCCAGCgagacgaacacacacacaaccatcctCCCTAGCAAAGACAGCCGTCCAACAGACACCAGGAGCCCAGACGGACAAACCTCCAGCAGCCGTCCAACAGACACCAGGAGCCCAGACGGACGTACCTCCAGCAGCCGTCCAACAGACACCAGGAGCCCAGACGGACGTACCTCCAGCAGCCGTCCAACAGACACCAGTAGCCCAGACGGACGTACCTCCAGCAGCCGTCCAACAGACACCAGGAGCCCAGACGGACGAACCTCCAGCAGCCGTCCAACAGACACCAGGAGCCCAGACGGACGTACCTCCAGCAGCCGTCCAACAGACACCAGGAGCCCAGACGGACGAACCTCCAGCAGCCGTCCAACAGACACCAGGAGCCCAGACGGACGAACCTCCAGCAGCCGTCCAACAGACACCAGGAGCCCAGACGGACGAACCTCCAGCAGCCGTCCAACAGACACCAGGAGCCCAGACGGACGTACCTCCAGCAGCCGTCCAACAGAAAG ATATGAGAGGTTGGGGAGCTCCACACAGAGAGTCCCGGAAACAGGGACCGTGACGACCGTCGAAGGGACCATCACGACCACTGCTGCCATGACAACAATAGTAACCAGTGCAAGTGTCGCTTCTCACACACCGCCTCACACCCCGCCTCACACCCCTCACACAGTCACATCACCGGTGGCGACAAACCCCATAGCAACAACACCAGTACCAACCCCCGCCCTCAAAAAGCCACCCTGCTGTCCGCGCCCCACTCGCAGGCCCACCCTTCCCCCTCATCTGTTCATAGGTGACGAGGATGACTATGACGACGAgtctgaagaagaggaggaagaggaggaagaggaggaagaggaggaaggaggaaaaCTCATGAAGGACAATCTGTGTGACTTTGACCCCTGCTTGCACCTGCAGAGAACCTGTCCAGAGGTCAGGGAGGCCAAGGGGCTGAGCTGCCGCTGCCCGGGCCTGTCTCCAGCctctgtgacccctgaccctgtgGTGGCGCTGGAGGTGTGGGGGGTGTGGCCTGAGGCTGTGAGGGTGCGCTGGTGCGCCCCTTACTCGGCTGTGAGTAAGTTTAGTGTGTGGGCGCTGAGAGAGAACGGCAGCGTGTTCAGCAACGGCAGCGTGAGCGCCTGGTCACGCCAGGCCAGCGTGTTCGGGCTAGAAGCGGGGCGGAGATATGGAGTGTGTGTGAGCGCACAGAATGGAGCAGGAACATCACACACCCGCTGTGTGCCTGTGTCCACCCCGGTGGGCGCGGAGGCAGTTAAGTTTTATGTGCTGATGGGGCTATGTGCAGCCCTGGTGATGGTGGTtgttgtgttgagtgtgtgtcTTCACAGGATCAGGAGGAGAGGCCCATCGATGAACACACACAGTCTTTTTGACCCGCAGGCTCACGCACTCCACCACCCACGCCTCACCAGCCTGGTTTCCATTTCTAACCCTGCCTACACACACACCGACGAACACACTGCACCTCCCTCTGCACGCACACGCTACCCACAGGGAGACCGGCTAAAGTTATCCACTAACGTGACGCGATAA